The genomic DNA GGCCTGGCTCTGCCTCGCACAGTTTCCACCCAGAGGAGCTCTGTTTCTCCAGCTCTCCAAGGCATTCCCAGCACCGCCATTTGGCAAATGGCAGGACAAAAATAGCTTCTCTCCAGGGGCTGCAACAGGGCTGCTTGCCTTGGCTGTGCTCTGCTGCGCTCCGCTGTGTGAAACCAGGGCTGACCTCGGAGCAGGGATGGCACAAGCTCCTCCAGCCATCTTAGGTAGGCACTGCCGCCACCCTGGGCCACACTAAGGGAGTATCACAGGGTAAGCACGGATCAGCTTCTGTGTCTGTGGAGCCACAGCTGTAGCCCCTCTCCCTTGAGaactgggaaggggaaagatgGAGGGGGACCAGGGatgaagaagggagaggtggctgggctggggcactCGGGAGCATGAGCAGGTTTCTCCTCCCTGGGCGCTGCAGACAACTTGCCAGCCAGGTCCTCTGGGGcatcccagccccagggctcccagctcAGGCTGGAGCTCTGCCAGAGGTTGTCTACCTGCTGTACAGGCTTGGGAGAGAGAGCACCAGGGCTGTCAGACCTGCTCACTGGGAGATGTACCAAGGCTGTGAGCTCCGTCTCCATGGGTAAAGCAGCTcagtgcaggagctggctggccaGCCGCTGCCAGGGAGACAGTCCTTTTCCCTGCCTGTCTTTGCCAGTGCAGACAGACCACGGCACAGCAAGTGAGCTATTAAAGAACAGCTCCAGCCAGCCAGCAAACACGAGCTCATTCATCatcctggagcaggcagggggatgTGCCAGCTGCTTTCAGCCAGCACCCCTCACAAAGCCCATGCCCAATAGCTCGGCAGCCTGGAGGGGAGCTGGGATCAGACTAGGGGGTCCAGGACCCTCCAAAATACCTTTTCACatcctgggggtgctgggagagctgtcCTGCCCCAGGCTGGGAGCTTGTGCGTTTCTGAGCCACAGCCCCAGCACGGCAGCATCATGCAGAGACAGCTTGGAGGGGATGCGAGGGTTGGCGTGGGCTTCACTAAGGCCTGACCTGACCCCACGTTCCCacctgcagcaggcaggcagagccacACAGCTCTGTGCAGCGGGAGGTTGGACTCAGGTGGAGCAGAGCGGGACACTGGCTGCCAGGCACCTGCAGTGAACGGCGTGGTTCCTGCAGGTCACCAGCTCTTTTAGAGCCTTTGCACAGCACTGCCCGGTTTTACCCCTGCTTctctgccctggtgctgctgtctccctgcctgtctccatctctggagcccAGCCAGCTGCGCTGGGTACCAGGGTGCCCCAACTCGCCATCTGGAACACCCCTGATTCAGGACAGACATACCCCTTTACATCGCCCAAATTAGGAGCCTGGACAAGCAAACCATCCTTTTGTTGGTGCTAGCACAGAGCTGATGTATGTGTTGTCCTGGCCAGAGTAACCCTTAGTAGCAGGGTATCTGTGTATGCCAACAGTGTCCCAGTAAAGCCACACCACGAGCAACTGAAGATTTGGCCAAGGGCAGAAGCCTGAGAGCAGCTTTGAGACTGACAGTGCCTGGAGTCCTACTCCATTCCTCCCCTACATCCAAGGGCATGCCATTCCAACTGTCTGGGGTAGGAACCCCAATTCCCTGGGGAAGGGAaatactgccctcccctcatggTTTGTGCCTTTCCCTGCCAACTCACCATTTACAAAGGAAATGCCAAGCAGAGATGGCTCCAAGGATGTAGCTTGTGCTATATCattgcctgccagcctcagggctGGAGCCTGAAGAGTAAAAccgaagaggggggaaaagatcCTCCTCTTTCACGTGGAAGAGCAGCTGCCTCTCAAGTAAGCTGCAAAGCAGCTTCTTTACCTGCATAAGAAACATCCTGCTGTTCTTGTAGGGCTTGGGTAATTCCCTAGTGCTTGCAGGAAGCCCTTGCCGCTGCCAGCGGTGCTGGCTTGGGGAAGGAATGTGGGCTCACTGACTTCCTCTGCGCTGGAGAGGTAGCAAAGGGAcacaggcagctgcaggcaaGAAGGGAATATCTGTCCCTGGAGCTCTTCTACTGCTCATAGATGAGGCCTCAAGCTGCATCACTGAACAGTCCTGGGCTGGATTTTTAAACAGGCTTCAGACAAATCTCCCCTCCTGGGGGTGGCCGGAGGTGCGCACGCACTGAGCTGCTTGGTGCTGGTAACTGCAAGCCCGGCTGGGAAAGGCCAGGGAGCTCTCTCTGCCCTGGTCCTCTGTATAAAAGGCTGCAAAACCCAGCTCATGTCTGCCGAACACAAATAGCCCTTCTTAATGAGTTCGGGGAAGCCAATTTGGGAGAGCTCACACAGGGCGGGGGTGGCTTCATGTGTTCCAGATGGAGCGATCTGAGAGCAATTTTGCTCTGTCAGGAGCAAGCAATATGTGGGAAGATCTCTGCTGCCTCACCTGCAAAATTCAGCTGTGGGTTTCTGACGAGACCATGTTTGAGCACCAAAAAAATCAGTCCATCGTcaaacatgaaaacaaagcaaagaccACAGGCTCCTCATCCCCTCCCTAGGGCTCCTCCATCTTTTTGGCTGGGTTGAAGCCAGCTCTGTATATCTAAAGGTGCTGACTTAATTGTCGGCAGAAACCTTGTcctgattttcttcctctgtatttgTACCCCTTTACCAAACCCTCCTGGTTACCTCAGCCCAGCCTAAGCTGGCCTTGGGTAGATGATGCTGGTCCAGATCCACTTTGATTCTGGCCACTCCCAAAGCAAACCCCTGTGTCTGGGGCTCTGTGTGCACATGGGCATGTTCTTTGCAGGTCTCACTGCAGCCTCCTGCAAGGAAACAGCAGACTTGGCTGGCCAGAGCATGGCATACGGGGGAATGGGAGTTTGCCCCTCTTCCCTGCCATAGAGTTGAGGGCACAGCCTCTGCCCTGCCCCCAGCTGTGGCATGTCAGCCCGAGGCATCGGGAGGCCCAGCTGGAAGCCTGAAACCCATCTCTGAGCCTGCGCTTTCATTGCAaacacctccagcagcagcagtgcaggagGAAGCGGGGTGGAGGGGCGGGGGGCTGGTTTAGCTCCTCCCGGTTGATAATTCATTACCGCCTGTTAGCCCGGATCCATCCGGCAGCAGCTACATCCTGGCACCGACATGTGTTCATTTCACACATAAAATGCTATATAAAAATGCATCATTGAGACATTCTCCCTGAAACCTTTCCCAGCTGCCTCTCCTGGCGCTTTATATGCAGGAGCAGTCCCAGCAATTGGGGCGTTTTCTTCCTAATGGATGCCTGGCACCTGCTGTAGCAATCAGAGCGGCAGGATCCGTCCTCCAGCTCATGAGAAATACAAGGGGGGGGTCTTCCTGCaaggggcagggaggcagcaagCAGAGAGAGCAGGTTTCATCCATGGCGTGCTCAGATCcggagagggagaagcagcctgCATGCACATGGCTGGTTTATCGCATAACGTTTTGCAATGATGCAGAAGTGCagcatctcttccctcctcccccgaGTCctctgggcagcagggctggctggtcTTGCCTTGGGGACCCAGAGGAGGCCCTGTCCCCTTTCTGCAAGGTCCCTGACTTTGGCCTGATGCTGGTGACTGTCAGCGTGGTGGTAAATCTCCCCTCCAGAGCTGAGCGGGAAgtggcaggaggggtgggggacccagtgctcacacagcaggtgctggtggggctCCCCCCCCCAGGCTGAGTGCTTCCTGacttgctgcagagctgtgcccagggTCAGGCTGGTTCTCTGGAGAGCTGGGGGTCTCCTACCAAGCCTAGCCCTTTCATGGTAGCTGTTGAGTAACAGCcagcctttccccagccccaagccttctcctgctgctcccccagcacacCCTCACACGTTCTTATTCTTCATCTCTCCTCATCCTCTCCTCTGGCATTGCCCAGGGCTTTTCTTCCCTACTGTGTCTCCCTAGCAccatttggggggtgggggggggtggtggtgctggcCTGGGAAGGTTCATCCTTCACCTCGTAGGTAGAATACAGAGCAGGACCCAGTGGAGAGCGGCCAAGTTCAGaagacccccccagacccttccTGTGCCCCTTGTCCTCtatgctccccccaccccgcgctgGGCCCTGCCGCCTCCCCACGTCCCTAAAACAGATGACTGAGGGGCTGGGACAGCATCGCAGAGTCGCAGCCCCACCGCCCCGGCGGGGAGCACCGGGCGAGCCCCACCATGGCTGAAGGTCacgccggggcggccgccgcccggcAGAGCCGCGCCGGGCTcccccccgcaccgccgccgccgccgcccaccgGCGATGGGGCGGGCCGCACCGGGGACTCGTGCGGCGGCGATTGGCTGtcggcggggaggcggggagcggcggggccgcggctggctgcagcggcgggcgcggagcccaGAGCGGGCGCGGCGGAGCATCCTCGGGCACCGCGGCCCCGGTGCGGGCCGccctcccccgcagcccccggcctccTATGGGCGGTGCCGGCGTCCCGGCCCCCGCACGCCCGTCCCGCTCGGCGTTAGCATGGGCACggtgctctccctctcccccgccgcctcctcgggcaagggcggcggcggcggggggctgctgggcgacAAGGCGCCGGGAAGGGTGCCGGGCAAGGGCGAGAGCCGGCTGAAGCGCCCCAGCGTGCTCATCTCGGCGCTCACCTGGAAGCGGCTGGTGGCCGCCTCggccaagaagaaaaagagcaccAAGAAGGTGACGCCGAAGCCCGGTggcggggccccggggggggccccGGGCCAGCCTGACCCGCTGGTGGTGCAGCGCAACCGCGAGAACTTGCGCAAGTCGGTGGTGGGGCCGGCCGACGGTGCCAAGCAGGGCCCGCTGGCCGTGCCGGTGCCCACCGTGCCCTCGGCGCCGCAGGAGCTGCACCCGGGCTCCGGCGGGGGCAAaccgccaccgccgccggccGGCAGCCGGCCCCCGGGCTCCCCGCGCCGGGTGGTGGTGCAGGCGTCCACCGGCGAGCTGCTGCGCTGCTTGGGGGACTTCGTGTGCCGTCGCTGCTACCGGCTGAAGGAGCTGAGCCCCGGCGAGCTCATCTCCTGGTTCCGCAGCGTGGACCGCTCGCTgctcctgcagggctggcaggaccAGGGCTTCATCACCCCGGCCAACCTGGTGTTCGTCTACCTGCTGTGCCGGGAAGCGCTGCGGGGAGAAGACATCGGGAGCCAGGCCGAGCTGCAGGCCGCCTTCCTCACCTGCCTCTATCTCGCCTACTCCTACATGGGCAACGAGATCTCCTACCCGCTCAAGCCCTTCCTGGTGGAGGGCGACAAGGGGCGCTTCTGGGAGCGCTGCCTGGGCATCATCCAGCGCCTCAGCGCCAAGATGCTGCGAATCAACGCGGACCCGCACTACTTCACGCAACTCTTCCAGGACCTCAAGAGCGAGGGCGAGGGCGGAGACGGGTCCAAGCACTGGACGATCAGCCTGGATCGCTAAGGGAGGTACCGGGCCCCCCGGCGCCGGGGGCGGAAGGGGCCGCGCACCGAAGGGCGGGGAAGGCGAAGGACTGCCGgatccccccaccccgccccgctccccccgcatcCTCCTCGCCTTCCCCCGTCCACGGAGACGCTGCCTTGGACCCTCAATGCTCCGGATCCGgcggctcccccccacccccccccccttccgaCCCCAGCGGGGGGCTGCGGTCCGGGACACCGAGACGGCGGAGAAGAccggaggggggagggagggggggtgtgtgtcccctcccGCCTGCGCgatggggaggcggggggaaaggCTGCCGAGGAACGGATGCTCCTGGATGcgttttctctagaaaaaaaaaaaaaggggggggggggaatggagcTGGGGGTCGGGGGCAGGACGGTGCGGGGGGGTCTGCTGGGTGCTGCGGTGCATGTGAAggaacccgcccccccccccaagccgcgggcagagccgggcGCCGGAGCTGTCCGTGGTGCTGGAGCCGCCGCGGCTGAGGAgacaaaggcgggggggggggcgggcaaggccgggggggccgcgggcTTTCGTGTTGAGggcgctgcctcctcccccccgcccctccccgcgtGGGAGACatgcccccgctccccccctccccaggcatgGGCGACGCTACCCCTCACCCCCCGGGAGCCGCCCGCATGCCCCTTTGTTCGagccgctgggggggggggcaccccttCTCCCCGTGGGTAACGTTCCCCCTCCCCCGCGGTGCGCCCCCCGAAACGGGGTGCTGGTGGGGTGAGCGTCGTTCCCCCCACACCTTGGCTTTCTGCGGGGAAAGGGGTCTGTGCCAGAGGAGGCCCAGGGAGCCCGGGGGGAAGGGGCCTGctatggcggggcgggggggggtcccctctcCTCTTGCTTTGCTTCACTGGAGAATAAAGAGGCGGCCTGGACGGGCCTGGTGGTGGCTCCCTGGACTTGCTGGGCTGTGGGGTGCAAGGGGATTGGGGGGGCACGCCAAGATACCAGTCgtgcccccttctcctccccaagagggactggggggggggatggttcTCAGAGGGGGTTTTATTCCCCGGTATGAGTTGGGGGTCAGAATTTCACCCCAGTTTGTCACGCCCGAGGCGAGTCCTGGTCCACCTGAGTGTCCCTTGGCTCCCTGTGAGCTCTCCTGGTCTCCTCCATTCCAGATGGAAATGCCTGATGCCTGTCTGCCGCATTGAATTTAACTAGGATTCCACAGCCCATGtcacctcctctttttttttttttctttttttttttctccccttcccctaaAGCTACCCCctctcacctccttcccccctgtctctgctctgcagggctgggctcccttccccggcagcagcaggctgTGGGAGCTGTGTTGCTAGCCCAGTTACCAGCCTTGTGCTTCTGCAGACCCCCAAGGGAGAGGGGTGGAGAAGGGGAAGGCTTTGCCTTTCTCATGGCTGGTTGCTATGCTTCAGGCTACTGAATTTGACGGGGCTTCTGTAGCAGGATCCACAGCACACGTTCTCCCATCGGGGTCTGCATCCAGTGCTTCCCCAGCCGCCCTGAGCCAGGCACTTGGGCTCCCCTCAGCTGGGAagagctgtgctggctctgcaggtCATGGAGGGTAAGCTGGATTCTCTCTACCTTTGTGTGCATCAGCAGAGCTGCTAATTAGGCCCAATCTGGCTCATTCAGGCAAAGCTGTGCCGCCAGGAAGACAGCACAGATGTCCCTGTGACGGGGGGTGACCTGGCAGGGTGCTGTGCAAGGCTTTTCTGTGGCTGCGTAAACCCACTGAGACCTGTGttgctcccttcctccctgtcccGAATGGgtgctcttctccctgcctttagGTTGACATTCATGTGACCTTGTGGTGAGCTGCCTGGGCCAAAAGGTACTCATGACCCACCCCAAATTTGGCCATATCCATGTCTCGTGCTGGGGAAGGTAGCAGCTCTGACTTAAACAGGGGTGGAATTGGACCCTTAGAGACACTCTCAGGGTCCTTCCAGCCTCAAGCcccagctttttaaaatgcttccagCTGCAGCGAGGCCAtgtccttcccctcctcccttgtGTTTCATTGATTAAGAGTGCTAGGCCTCATTGGGGGATTTAGGAAGAGCTAATTGCAGACTGGTAATTGAAGACAGCTTGGAGTCTCTGGAAATGTCAAGGAATGAGAGACGAGCTTAGATGCTCCCGTGCATTTAAATATGCATCGTCGGCTCAGCCAGAGCCTTACTGAGGGGAGACATGTCTGGTTTTCCCTCCCCCAGAGGACCTTGTACAGCTGCTGGGGGGAGTGGAGCAGGGGGAGCATTAGCCTTACCTTGCCTGGGAGCCTCCTGCTTCCCCCAAGGCAAAGGCGGGGGGGATGACACAAGCACGGGGGGGGTTACTGAGGGTGGGAATCCTCAGACAGGTTTAGCAGCTTGGCATTTTCCCCTCTCAAAAGCTGTCTGCTTTAACTTGCCAGACCCCAGTGCTGCTGCATGATACCATGGGTGTCTGGGCTCAGGAGCCAGCTATGGGGCAGCAGGAAGGGAATGGATAGAGCTTGTCCCCAAGCTTGtgatccctgcagccccccgatGCCTCCCAAGGAGCAGTGAGGGGCTGAGACCCTCTTGGGAGAGGCTGAGAAGCCCCCCCTCACTGCCAGCCGCAGAGCCCAGCAGTGTCTGGGGTTGCAGGGATGGGAGATTTACATGGGATTTGGGGctcagaggc from Chroicocephalus ridibundus chromosome 7, bChrRid1.1, whole genome shotgun sequence includes the following:
- the CDK5R2 gene encoding cyclin-dependent kinase 5 activator 2, encoding MGTVLSLSPAASSGKGGGGGGLLGDKAPGRVPGKGESRLKRPSVLISALTWKRLVAASAKKKKSTKKVTPKPGGGAPGGAPGQPDPLVVQRNRENLRKSVVGPADGAKQGPLAVPVPTVPSAPQELHPGSGGGKPPPPPAGSRPPGSPRRVVVQASTGELLRCLGDFVCRRCYRLKELSPGELISWFRSVDRSLLLQGWQDQGFITPANLVFVYLLCREALRGEDIGSQAELQAAFLTCLYLAYSYMGNEISYPLKPFLVEGDKGRFWERCLGIIQRLSAKMLRINADPHYFTQLFQDLKSEGEGGDGSKHWTISLDR